In the Gossypium arboreum isolate Shixiya-1 chromosome 10, ASM2569848v2, whole genome shotgun sequence genome, one interval contains:
- the LOC108487253 gene encoding peptidyl-tRNA hydrolase, mitochondrial, whose protein sequence is MITRRCFCSSAPRPWLFVGLGNPGDKYKGTRHNVGFEMIDAFAKAQGIEMNTLNCKAIFGQGFVGDAPLLLSKPQTYMNLSGESTGPLAAYYKLPLNRVIVFHDDMDLPCGVLRLQDKGGQGSHNGLKSVIYHFRGNREFARLRIGIGKPPGQMDPKAFLLQKFNASARERIDTALQEGVEGLKLLLLKGLTEGARRFNTEQKYKHIRLQTMPT, encoded by the exons ATGATTACTAGGCGTTGCTTTTGTAGCTCTGCCCCGCGGCCATGGCTGTTTGTGGGTCTAGGCAACCCTGGTGATAAATATAAAGGAACAAGACACAAT GTGGGTTTTGAGATGATCGACGCTTTTGCTAAAGCTCAAGGGATAGAAATGAATACTCTTAATTGCAAGGCTATCTTTGGACAAG GTTTTGTGGGTGATGCACCACTTCTTCTTTCTAAGCCTCAAACTTACATGAACTTGAGTGGTGAATCT ACTGGACCTCTAGCAGCTTATTATAAGCTACCACTTAATCGCGTAATTGTG TTTCATGATGACATGGACTTACCATGTGGAGTGCTTCGTCTTCAAGACAAAGGAGGTCAAGGAAGCCATAATGG GCTGAAGAGTGTAATCTATCATTTTCGGGGAAACAGAGAGTTTGCACGGCTACGAATTG GTATTGGTAAGCCACCTGGTCAGATGGACCCTAAGGCATTCTTGCTGCAAAAGTTTAATGCATCAGCTCGAGAACGA ATTGATACTGCATTGCAAGAGGGAGTTGAAGGATTGAAGCTTCTTTTATTAAAAGGGTTGACAGAGGGTGCAAGACGGTTCAACACTGAACAAAAGTACAAGCATATAAGACTGCAAACTATGCCGACCTGA
- the LOC108489256 gene encoding uncharacterized protein LOC108489256 isoform X2, which translates to MVSGARTEGHISARVSKTIQSIKEIVGNHSDDDIYVALKEANMDPNETAQKLLHQDTFHLVRRKRDRKKESIGYQGSMDPRKFSENAGQVMKFRTYPERGSRRGGYSRNALPDARVNREFRVVRDNRVNQNANKDTKPPVSPYSTSLNEQVPMNVAEKGSTGTSNQRPFSSQNSSQTASAPSSSHPRHARDANSSGAYRKEISEEKRIFIPNSASRSHAMKPNNIQAHSATQSSSSSVVGVYSSSTDPVHVPSPDSRSSGAVGAIKREVGVVGVRRHPPEDASKESSGSSTLSNSLVGKDASSEAFRPFPSISRAEREVRDNHTSASESAMSGISGSRSFVSNPYGSRQHQHVLVHQKANLHNKEWKPKSSQKSSVNNPGVIGTPKKSASPPAEDGKGLDPATAKLQEKFSQVNIYENENVVIAQHIRVPENDRHGLTFGSFGVEHDSSRNFAPGFHATGVAEDSNGESAVSLSVAPDTSSDDSAAGKPINIIDDQLRNSGSNSPPSGSASEHQFPDKKDASSPQNLGSYADIGMVQDNGQSYAPSEPQQQQDPPELPSFSAYDPQTGYDLPYFRPSIDETARGQGLLSPQEALSGHAANIPASTIPMVQQQQPPVAQIYPQVHVPHYANLMPYRQFVSPIYLPQMAMPGYSSNPAFPHPSNGSSYLLMPGGSTHLGANGVKYGIQQFKPVPAGNPTGFGNFTSPSGYAINAPGVVGSATGLEDSSRTKYKDGNIYVQNQQADTSDLWMQNPREVPSLQSAAYYNMPQTPHGYMPSHTGHASFNAAATQSTHMQFSGLYHPPPQPAAMANPHHLNPAMGANVGFGVAPAAPGAQVGAYQQPQLGHLNWTTNF; encoded by the exons ATGGTAAGTGGGGCAAGAACCGAAGGGCATATCTCAGCGCGAGTGAGCAAGACAATACAATCAATCAAGGAAATAGTCGGTAATCACTCGGATGATGATATCTACGTTGCCTTGAAAGAGGCCAACATGGATCCTAATGAAACTGCCCAGAAATTGCTTCATCAAG ATACATTTCATTTAGTAAGGAGAAAGAGAGATCGGAAGAAAGAG AGCATTGGGTACCAAGGTTCCATGGATCCAAGAAAATTTTCTGAGAATGCCGGTCAAGTGATGAAATTTCGTACATACCCTGAACGTGGTTCTCGAAGAGGAGGCTATTCTCGGAATGCTCTGCCTG ATGCAAGAGTCAACAGAGAGTTTCGTGTTGTGAGGGACAACAGAGTTAATCAGAATGCAAATAAAGATACGAAGCCTCCTGTGTCACCATACTCAACTTCTTTAAATGAGCAAGTGCCCATGAATGTTGCTGAAAAGGG TTCAACAGGAACAAGCAATCAGAGACCCTTTAGTTCTCAAAATTCATCTCAAACTGCTAGTGCACCATCCAGTTCACATCCCAGACATGCACGAGATGCAAATTCAAGTGGCGCTTATAGGAAAGAGATATCGGAGGAAAAGCGAATTTTTATTCCTAATTCTGCTTCGCGGTCGCATGCAATGAAGCCTAATAACATTCAAGCACATTCTGCCACTCAATCATCAAGCAGCTCAGTTGTtggggtttattcctcctctactGATCCTGTTCATGTGCCTTCTCCTGATTCCAGATCATCTGGTGCTGTTGGAGCTATCAAGCGTGAAGTTGGGGTTGTTGGTGTTCGCCGACATCCTCCTGAAGATGCTAGCAAAGAGTCATCTGGATCTAGTACTCTTTCCAATTCACTTGTAGGGAAGGACGCTTCATCTGAGGCATTTCGACCTTTTCCTTCAATTTCCAGAGCAGAGCGGGAGGTCCGGGACAATCATACTAGTGCATCTGAATCTGCCATGTCTGGAATTTCTGGCAGTAGGTCATTTGTGAGCAATCCGTATGGAAGCAGGCAACATCAACATGTTTTAGTTCATCAAAAAG CTAACCTACATAACAAAGAGTGGAAACCAAAATCAAGCCAGAAGTCAAGTGTTAATAATCCTGGAGTTATTGGGACGCCTAAGAAGTCTGCTTCGCCTCCTGCTGAGGATGGCAAGGGCTTGGACCCTGCAACAGCTAAATTGCAAGAGAAGTTTTCTCAAGTAAATATCTATGAAAATGAGAATGTTGTCATAGCACAGCACATTCGAGTCCCGGAGAATGATCGCCACGGACTTACTTTCGGTAGCTTTGGAGTGGAACATGATTCTTCGAGGAATTTTGCTCCTGGTTTTCATGCCACTGGTGTTGCAGAAGACTCAAATGGGGAATCTGCTGTAAG TTTGTCTGTAGCTCCTGATACTTCCAGTGATGATTCTGCTGCTGGCAAGCCCATTAACATTATAGATGATCAACTTAGAAATTCTGGATCTAACTCTCCACCCTCTGGTTCTGCATCTGAGCATCAATTTCCTGATAAGAAAGATGCTTCAAGCCCCCAGAATTTGGGCAGTTATGCCGATATTGGAATGGTCCAGGACAACGGTCAATCATATGCTCCTTCAGAGCCACAACAGCAGCAAGATCCTCCTGAATTACCCAGTTTTTCG GCATATGATCCCCAAACTGGTTATGATTTACCATATTTTAGACCTTCAATAGATGAAACTGCAAGAGGACAGGGTCTACTATCTCCTCAGGAG GCCTTAAGCGGGCATGCTGCCAACATTCCTGCATCAACAATACCAATGGTGCAGCAGCAACAACCTCCAGTAGCACAGATTTATCCTCAAGTTCATGTGCCCCATTATGCTAATCTTATGCCATATCGTCAGTTTGTCTCCCCGATTTATCTGCCACAGATGGCTATGCCAGGTTATTCCAGTAACCCTGCTTTTCCACATCCATCAAATGGTAGCAGCTACTTGCTCATGCCAGGAGGTAGCACTCATCTTGGTGCAAATGGCGTCAAGTATGGGATTCAGCAGTTCAAACCAGTCCCTGCAGGCAATCCTACTGGGTTTGGGAATTTTACCAGTCCGTCTGGCTATGCAATCAATGCTCCTGGTGTAGTTGGGAGTGCAACAGGTCTTGAAGATTCATCTCGGACCAAATATAAAGATGGCAACATATATGTTCAAAATCAACAG GCTGATACATCAGATCTCTGGATGCAGAACCCAAGGGAGGTACCAAGCTTGCAATCTGCTGCATACTACAATATGCCACAAACACCACATGGTTATATGCCATCTCACACGGGCCATGCTTCTTTTAACGCTGCTGCTACACAATCTACTCACATGCAATTCTCGGGTTTGTACCATCCTCCTCCTCAGCCTGCTGCAATGGCAAACCCACATCATCTAAACCCTGCAATGGGTGCCAATGTTGGTTTTGGGGTTGCTCCAGCAGCTCCTGGGGCTCAAGTAGGTGCTTACCAACAGCCTCAATTGGGTCATCTTAACTGGACAACAAACTTCTGA
- the LOC108489256 gene encoding uncharacterized protein LOC108489256 isoform X1: MVSGARTEGHISARVSKTIQSIKEIVGNHSDDDIYVALKEANMDPNETAQKLLHQDTFHLVRRKRDRKKESIGYQGSMDPRKFSENAGQVMKFRTYPERGSRRGGYSRNALPDARVNREFRVVRDNRVNQNANKDTKPPVSPYSTSLNEQVPMNVAEKGSTGTSNQRPFSSQNSSQTASAPSSSHPRHARDANSSGAYRKEISEEKRIFIPNSASRSHAMKPNNIQAHSATQSSSSSVVGVYSSSTDPVHVPSPDSRSSGAVGAIKREVGVVGVRRHPPEDASKESSGSSTLSNSLVGKDASSEAFRPFPSISRAEREVRDNHTSASESAMSGISGSRSFVSNPYGSRQHQHVLVHQKANLHNKEWKPKSSQKSSVNNPGVIGTPKKSASPPAEDGKGLDPATAKLQEKFSQVNIYENENVVIAQHIRVPENDRHGLTFGSFGVEHDSSRNFAPGFHATGVAEDSNGESAVSLSVAPDTSSDDSAAGKPINIIDDQLRNSGSNSPPSGSASEHQFPDKKDASSPQNLGSYADIGMVQDNGQSYAPSEPQQQQDPPELPSFSQAYDPQTGYDLPYFRPSIDETARGQGLLSPQEALSGHAANIPASTIPMVQQQQPPVAQIYPQVHVPHYANLMPYRQFVSPIYLPQMAMPGYSSNPAFPHPSNGSSYLLMPGGSTHLGANGVKYGIQQFKPVPAGNPTGFGNFTSPSGYAINAPGVVGSATGLEDSSRTKYKDGNIYVQNQQADTSDLWMQNPREVPSLQSAAYYNMPQTPHGYMPSHTGHASFNAAATQSTHMQFSGLYHPPPQPAAMANPHHLNPAMGANVGFGVAPAAPGAQVGAYQQPQLGHLNWTTNF, from the exons ATGGTAAGTGGGGCAAGAACCGAAGGGCATATCTCAGCGCGAGTGAGCAAGACAATACAATCAATCAAGGAAATAGTCGGTAATCACTCGGATGATGATATCTACGTTGCCTTGAAAGAGGCCAACATGGATCCTAATGAAACTGCCCAGAAATTGCTTCATCAAG ATACATTTCATTTAGTAAGGAGAAAGAGAGATCGGAAGAAAGAG AGCATTGGGTACCAAGGTTCCATGGATCCAAGAAAATTTTCTGAGAATGCCGGTCAAGTGATGAAATTTCGTACATACCCTGAACGTGGTTCTCGAAGAGGAGGCTATTCTCGGAATGCTCTGCCTG ATGCAAGAGTCAACAGAGAGTTTCGTGTTGTGAGGGACAACAGAGTTAATCAGAATGCAAATAAAGATACGAAGCCTCCTGTGTCACCATACTCAACTTCTTTAAATGAGCAAGTGCCCATGAATGTTGCTGAAAAGGG TTCAACAGGAACAAGCAATCAGAGACCCTTTAGTTCTCAAAATTCATCTCAAACTGCTAGTGCACCATCCAGTTCACATCCCAGACATGCACGAGATGCAAATTCAAGTGGCGCTTATAGGAAAGAGATATCGGAGGAAAAGCGAATTTTTATTCCTAATTCTGCTTCGCGGTCGCATGCAATGAAGCCTAATAACATTCAAGCACATTCTGCCACTCAATCATCAAGCAGCTCAGTTGTtggggtttattcctcctctactGATCCTGTTCATGTGCCTTCTCCTGATTCCAGATCATCTGGTGCTGTTGGAGCTATCAAGCGTGAAGTTGGGGTTGTTGGTGTTCGCCGACATCCTCCTGAAGATGCTAGCAAAGAGTCATCTGGATCTAGTACTCTTTCCAATTCACTTGTAGGGAAGGACGCTTCATCTGAGGCATTTCGACCTTTTCCTTCAATTTCCAGAGCAGAGCGGGAGGTCCGGGACAATCATACTAGTGCATCTGAATCTGCCATGTCTGGAATTTCTGGCAGTAGGTCATTTGTGAGCAATCCGTATGGAAGCAGGCAACATCAACATGTTTTAGTTCATCAAAAAG CTAACCTACATAACAAAGAGTGGAAACCAAAATCAAGCCAGAAGTCAAGTGTTAATAATCCTGGAGTTATTGGGACGCCTAAGAAGTCTGCTTCGCCTCCTGCTGAGGATGGCAAGGGCTTGGACCCTGCAACAGCTAAATTGCAAGAGAAGTTTTCTCAAGTAAATATCTATGAAAATGAGAATGTTGTCATAGCACAGCACATTCGAGTCCCGGAGAATGATCGCCACGGACTTACTTTCGGTAGCTTTGGAGTGGAACATGATTCTTCGAGGAATTTTGCTCCTGGTTTTCATGCCACTGGTGTTGCAGAAGACTCAAATGGGGAATCTGCTGTAAG TTTGTCTGTAGCTCCTGATACTTCCAGTGATGATTCTGCTGCTGGCAAGCCCATTAACATTATAGATGATCAACTTAGAAATTCTGGATCTAACTCTCCACCCTCTGGTTCTGCATCTGAGCATCAATTTCCTGATAAGAAAGATGCTTCAAGCCCCCAGAATTTGGGCAGTTATGCCGATATTGGAATGGTCCAGGACAACGGTCAATCATATGCTCCTTCAGAGCCACAACAGCAGCAAGATCCTCCTGAATTACCCAGTTTTTCG CAGGCATATGATCCCCAAACTGGTTATGATTTACCATATTTTAGACCTTCAATAGATGAAACTGCAAGAGGACAGGGTCTACTATCTCCTCAGGAG GCCTTAAGCGGGCATGCTGCCAACATTCCTGCATCAACAATACCAATGGTGCAGCAGCAACAACCTCCAGTAGCACAGATTTATCCTCAAGTTCATGTGCCCCATTATGCTAATCTTATGCCATATCGTCAGTTTGTCTCCCCGATTTATCTGCCACAGATGGCTATGCCAGGTTATTCCAGTAACCCTGCTTTTCCACATCCATCAAATGGTAGCAGCTACTTGCTCATGCCAGGAGGTAGCACTCATCTTGGTGCAAATGGCGTCAAGTATGGGATTCAGCAGTTCAAACCAGTCCCTGCAGGCAATCCTACTGGGTTTGGGAATTTTACCAGTCCGTCTGGCTATGCAATCAATGCTCCTGGTGTAGTTGGGAGTGCAACAGGTCTTGAAGATTCATCTCGGACCAAATATAAAGATGGCAACATATATGTTCAAAATCAACAG GCTGATACATCAGATCTCTGGATGCAGAACCCAAGGGAGGTACCAAGCTTGCAATCTGCTGCATACTACAATATGCCACAAACACCACATGGTTATATGCCATCTCACACGGGCCATGCTTCTTTTAACGCTGCTGCTACACAATCTACTCACATGCAATTCTCGGGTTTGTACCATCCTCCTCCTCAGCCTGCTGCAATGGCAAACCCACATCATCTAAACCCTGCAATGGGTGCCAATGTTGGTTTTGGGGTTGCTCCAGCAGCTCCTGGGGCTCAAGTAGGTGCTTACCAACAGCCTCAATTGGGTCATCTTAACTGGACAACAAACTTCTGA